From Calditrichota bacterium, one genomic window encodes:
- a CDS encoding T9SS type A sorting domain-containing protein has protein sequence MNKALIIMLIASTLAFTQTLTVTEGTNNHAASNESGSGSDIQMLQMQLSADAVENIVVTSLKLTPTSSGFRNDEVIGPDIHIYHDKNDNGILETEIDELITTANYSGSSWNAPGTVTISIPDKVIFAGTSQNWIILNTFSGGDNNDYLEIQVAANGDIVAEGQTSASSATISGAPVSGNRKTVTTTASAGNLFVATSSLNPIDRNINDGADDEVMMQLTLSASTLENIDVSQVSLDMSGSGDESLDLSIVRLYDDIDNDGNINKQMDIELGTAITSFSNDGSLVFSGLAETITAGEYANWIVVYDYDGSETSAGEAFDVTLTNNSDITATGVSSALSSTISGASVAGGLATISSTGTLFVTEGVDNPAGKNIQSSGSGLEFFQINLSAGQTEAVDISSITFTTSGTADESTDIDSVKLFLDVDDNGVFNDQIDSQIGNTASSFTNNGTVVFSSLSEQISASGSENWLLVYYLNGSASANETFQIYLNQTSDISATGATSSSSISASGVPAYGNYMTVSTIGALSLSLGANNPADENINGGSSNVTMMQLKLEASAAEDIQINSIYFTTSGSGFRVDEVVNPDIRIYRDVNNNGIYDSGTDQVITTQSYSGSSWNFPGNTTVTFTNEVIYAGSSQNWLVINNFSGGDVNDNLQLTIVNNSDVSTTGLTSSGTVNVTGASLSGSKKTVVSTATAGTLILSSGGNDPGYQNITSGASNEVMLDLQLSASSEDIQISEIRFSTSGSGNESSDLDSVRIFEDTNNDGKVNQLDYDRQIGSTISSFTDDGDLIFTGISETITDGDTENWLVLYDFDGAQTSNGETFQITLEGNASVIDSGLTSNEAATTTGAPILGGIGTISQTGSLTQGSSNPDAHNISAAESELVMLQLNLASSETEAIDVSAISFTSTGSANESTDIDSVKLFLDDNDNGTYESGSDSQIGSTITSFTDNGLITFSSLSEQITSSSSENWIVVYYLNGLASSTETFRLYVADNTDLSASGNVSLNTVIPVGAPVHGNEMTVSNVGDLTIALGDNNPGDENISGGASNVTMLQLKMSASSTEDLQINSLYFTTSGSGIRIDEVVNPDMRVYRDVNNNGVYESGTDELITTQSYVGSSWNFPGNTTITFTDVYLYAGTTENWLFVNNFSGGDTDDNIELSIVNNSNVSVMGVTSASAANVSGATLDAGVKTVVSGSTAGSLTMAVGQSDPGYHNVADGASDEIMFDVQFTAGSENVEISKVTFDMSGTGNESTDLDSVRLYEDVNDDGKINLLDYDRQIGATLTSFTDDGSLVFSGLSEVIDANNFENWLVLYDFNGAQTTLGETYQVGISANGAVVDTGQTSGEAITNSGAPITSGVGTISNVGSLTLSAGADNPASKNIGSAETNLVMTQLNLSASSTEAVDISAITFTMAGSGDESTDITSAGLYKDVNNNATYDNGIDTQIGSTISSFTNDGTLVFGSLSEQISAAGDENWLVVYTLNGNATAGEGFRAYLANNNDVTAVGATSSSSITPSGAAVHGNTMTVSATGALTIALGDNNPGDENISGGASNVTMLQLKMSASSTEDLQINSLYFTTSGSGIRNDEVVNPDLRVYRDVNNNGVYESGTDELITTQSYVGSSWNFPGNTTITFTDVYLYAGTTENWLFVNNFSGGDTDDNIELSIVNNSNVSVTGVTSASAANVSGATLDAGVKTVVSGSTAGSLTLSLGGNDPGYRNISSGADDEVMFQLLLSAGSNESIQISDISFDMSGSGNESTDLDSVRIFEDVDGNGQINLLMDSKIGSTITSFTDNGQLQFSGLSEVVSAGTSENWIIIYDFNNAQTSDGETFKLSLPSNGSIVDTGITSGLAITNSGAPVESGLATISSTGNLTLSEGDNNPVAHTIAADVQNLSMLQMKLTANATEDIRVTSVTFNSSGTANESTDIDSVKLFHDVNSNAVYDAAFDVQIGSTLNSFTDNGQLLFSGISDTLYADNSENWLIIYYLNGNATAGETFRSELNNSTSITATGITSTNSISPSGTPVSGNAKTVSDIGTLTMTLASANPGTENINGNADNVSMMAMTLSANNVEDISISSLTISTSSSGFRIDEIENTDIKIYEDVNNNGIYDSATDRFITSANYSGSSWNAPSNRTLSISGETIAAGASVDWLVLHSFQGGDVDDYLEISVVQNSDISATGVNSSSAANISGASISGGRKTVVNGSTPGTLTISAGAQNPAYRYISKGAQNEVMNQLQLNSSPVEDITLTSLKFVTSGSGDESADIDSVRLFIDGDDDGSLNLLNDTQIGTTLTSLTNNDTLEFSGISETINSGSMENWIVVYNMLSSANTANETFQVDLSGNGAIIASGVTSGQSITADGAPVDGGTAVISDNGTLTISAGTNNPQNGNITNSETDLTSLQISVTAGPNEDITVTSVSMDLSGTFNDTLDFAAHGFCIFKDDNNNGILDGSETQIGGVESCTDDNGTVTFNGFSETILASTTQNWIVVTNLSGSASQNENFRVTLSSSVDVTATGETTGNPIYPTGAPVQGGLFTVSSTGSLNLALGSNNPSAGSELTSAQELEMLQMTLSASSVENINVASITFTADGTADDLADLNGTNNGVSLYIDVDNDGILDGGDTQIDVERTFSANDGTLTFTTTGEVINAGQSENWLLVYDLDGSASVSETFRVGFYNPTDISATGATSSQSITPGGAPVVGNYKTIATSGSMALFEGQNNPSTNSFDTVDILDYEMMQFRLTASSIEGIDVTGLTITHQGSGNPATDVVTNGVQLVRDVNNNGVYDSGTDNILTSTSFSGTTATFSLSGITVPVDSSENWIIMYDFSGSLVTGDTYQARLVNLTDISIDGATSANSITPSGSVPLAGGTMTASGDFSLPVELTSFEAKGDYGFIELNWITASEINNLGFTLERKRANDSLFTEISSFRLSEDLQGQGTVSYQTDYIFKDSTVVPGQEYAYRLLQHDLGGQLTVETIIPSAIAKEALPKTFQLSQNYPNPFNPETTIKIGLPEQSDLKLVIYNILGQKVKTLKNKIMDAGFYKVTWDGQNDLGNKIGSGQYFYVLHVKGKVTQRTSQITKKMLLIR, from the coding sequence ATGAATAAGGCGTTAATAATAATGTTGATTGCATCAACGCTGGCATTTACGCAAACTTTAACTGTAACCGAGGGCACTAACAATCATGCGGCATCAAATGAAAGTGGAAGTGGGTCAGATATTCAGATGCTTCAAATGCAATTAAGTGCTGATGCTGTTGAAAACATTGTTGTAACCAGCTTAAAACTTACACCAACTTCATCAGGTTTTCGTAATGACGAAGTTATTGGCCCTGATATTCATATTTATCATGATAAAAATGATAATGGTATTCTGGAAACTGAAATAGATGAATTAATTACAACTGCCAATTATAGTGGTAGTAGTTGGAATGCGCCGGGTACAGTCACAATTTCCATTCCCGACAAAGTTATATTTGCTGGTACATCTCAAAACTGGATCATTTTAAATACTTTTAGTGGTGGCGATAATAACGATTACCTTGAGATTCAGGTTGCGGCAAACGGTGATATAGTTGCCGAAGGGCAAACCAGTGCATCTTCAGCTACAATTAGTGGAGCCCCTGTTTCTGGAAATAGAAAAACTGTAACTACTACGGCTTCAGCGGGAAATTTATTTGTTGCCACCAGCAGCCTTAATCCCATTGACAGAAATATTAATGATGGTGCCGATGATGAAGTTATGATGCAGCTTACCTTATCTGCCAGCACCCTTGAGAATATTGATGTTTCTCAAGTTAGTTTAGATATGAGCGGAAGCGGTGACGAAAGCCTGGATTTAAGTATTGTCCGTCTTTATGATGATATTGATAATGACGGCAACATTAATAAACAAATGGATATTGAGCTGGGAACGGCTATAACAAGTTTTTCTAATGATGGATCGTTAGTTTTTAGCGGCCTGGCTGAAACAATAACTGCCGGGGAATATGCAAATTGGATTGTTGTTTATGATTATGATGGATCGGAAACTTCGGCCGGAGAAGCATTTGACGTAACATTAACAAATAACTCTGATATCACAGCAACAGGCGTGAGCAGCGCATTATCTTCTACAATATCCGGGGCCTCAGTTGCAGGCGGATTAGCTACAATATCATCAACCGGAACGTTATTTGTTACAGAGGGTGTGGACAATCCTGCAGGTAAGAATATTCAATCATCTGGAAGTGGATTGGAATTTTTTCAGATTAATTTATCGGCAGGTCAAACAGAAGCTGTCGATATTTCATCGATAACTTTTACAACATCGGGAACGGCAGATGAAAGCACAGATATTGATTCTGTAAAACTGTTTTTAGATGTTGATGATAATGGAGTCTTTAATGATCAAATCGATTCACAAATAGGCAATACTGCTAGCAGTTTTACTAATAACGGTACTGTTGTTTTTTCAAGTTTATCTGAACAAATATCTGCCAGCGGATCAGAAAATTGGCTTTTAGTATATTATTTAAATGGCTCAGCATCAGCAAACGAAACCTTCCAGATTTATCTGAACCAGACCAGTGATATTTCAGCAACAGGTGCAACAAGCAGTAGCTCTATCTCTGCATCCGGCGTGCCTGCTTATGGAAATTACATGACAGTTTCAACGATTGGAGCGCTTTCGTTAAGCCTGGGTGCCAACAATCCTGCCGATGAAAACATCAATGGCGGCTCAAGCAACGTAACAATGATGCAACTTAAACTTGAGGCTAGTGCCGCTGAAGACATTCAAATAAATAGTATTTATTTTACAACAAGCGGATCGGGTTTTAGAGTTGATGAAGTTGTAAATCCAGATATAAGGATTTACCGCGATGTTAATAATAATGGAATTTATGATTCTGGAACAGATCAGGTTATAACTACACAAAGTTACTCTGGCAGCAGTTGGAATTTTCCTGGAAATACAACCGTCACTTTTACAAACGAAGTAATTTATGCAGGGAGTTCTCAGAATTGGCTTGTAATAAACAATTTTTCAGGCGGTGATGTAAATGACAACTTGCAACTTACAATTGTGAATAATAGCGATGTCAGTACAACAGGCCTCACATCTTCAGGCACTGTAAATGTTACCGGAGCAAGTTTAAGCGGCAGCAAAAAAACAGTTGTTAGTACAGCAACAGCAGGCACATTAATTCTATCATCCGGTGGAAATGATCCCGGTTACCAAAATATCACATCGGGTGCAAGCAATGAAGTTATGCTTGATTTACAACTATCCGCAAGCTCAGAAGACATACAAATTAGTGAAATTCGTTTTAGCACCTCAGGCTCAGGTAATGAAAGCAGTGATCTCGATTCGGTGCGAATTTTTGAGGATACAAATAATGATGGAAAAGTAAATCAGCTTGATTATGATCGACAGATCGGTAGCACAATTAGCAGTTTTACAGATGATGGCGATTTGATTTTTACAGGAATATCTGAAACAATCACAGATGGTGATACCGAAAACTGGCTTGTTTTGTATGATTTTGACGGCGCTCAAACCAGCAATGGTGAAACATTTCAAATTACATTAGAAGGAAATGCGTCTGTAATAGACAGCGGGCTGACAAGTAATGAAGCGGCAACTACAACCGGGGCGCCCATTCTGGGAGGAATTGGAACAATAAGCCAAACAGGTAGCTTGACCCAGGGATCGAGTAACCCTGATGCGCATAATATTTCAGCTGCCGAATCTGAATTGGTTATGCTTCAATTAAATCTGGCATCCAGCGAAACCGAAGCGATCGATGTCTCTGCAATTTCTTTTACATCCACAGGCAGTGCAAATGAGAGCACCGATATTGATTCAGTAAAACTGTTTTTAGATGATAATGACAATGGAACATATGAAAGTGGTAGTGACTCTCAGATTGGCTCAACGATTACCAGCTTTACTGATAACGGGCTTATTACTTTTTCATCCTTAAGCGAACAAATCACTTCAAGCAGTTCTGAAAACTGGATTGTGGTTTATTATTTAAATGGTTTGGCTTCCAGCACTGAAACGTTCCGTTTGTATGTTGCGGATAATACAGATCTCTCCGCTTCGGGAAATGTTAGCCTAAACACTGTTATACCAGTTGGTGCGCCTGTCCACGGAAATGAAATGACGGTGTCAAATGTTGGGGATCTCACCATTGCTTTGGGTGATAATAATCCTGGTGATGAAAATATTTCCGGCGGGGCATCCAATGTAACCATGCTGCAACTAAAGATGAGTGCATCGTCCACAGAAGACCTGCAAATCAACAGCCTCTATTTTACGACGAGCGGCTCAGGCATACGAATCGATGAAGTTGTTAATCCTGATATGCGTGTTTACCGCGATGTAAATAACAATGGTGTTTATGAATCGGGCACGGACGAGCTGATCACCACGCAGAGTTATGTGGGCAGCAGCTGGAATTTTCCGGGTAATACCACAATCACTTTTACAGATGTTTACCTGTATGCGGGCACGACTGAGAACTGGCTTTTTGTAAATAATTTTTCCGGCGGCGATACAGATGACAACATCGAGCTGTCGATCGTAAATAACAGCAATGTGTCTGTCATGGGTGTTACTTCAGCAAGCGCGGCCAATGTATCTGGTGCGACACTTGATGCGGGTGTAAAGACGGTTGTTTCCGGCAGCACGGCGGGCAGCTTAACCATGGCCGTTGGCCAAAGCGATCCCGGTTACCACAATGTGGCCGATGGCGCCAGCGATGAAATCATGTTCGATGTTCAGTTTACTGCCGGTTCAGAAAATGTTGAGATCAGCAAAGTAACCTTTGATATGAGCGGAACCGGTAATGAGAGCACAGACCTTGATTCGGTTCGTTTGTATGAAGATGTCAACGATGATGGCAAGATCAATCTTCTGGATTATGATAGACAGATCGGAGCTACTTTAACCAGTTTTACAGATGACGGCAGCCTCGTCTTTTCAGGTCTGAGTGAAGTGATCGACGCCAATAATTTTGAAAACTGGCTTGTACTTTATGATTTTAATGGCGCACAGACAACGCTTGGTGAAACCTATCAAGTTGGGATTTCCGCCAATGGTGCGGTTGTCGATACCGGCCAAACCAGTGGTGAAGCCATCACCAACAGCGGTGCACCGATAACAAGCGGCGTAGGCACAATCTCCAATGTGGGCAGTTTGACATTAAGCGCTGGTGCAGACAATCCTGCTTCAAAAAATATTGGTTCGGCAGAAACCAATCTTGTAATGACTCAGCTTAACCTTTCTGCCAGCTCTACGGAAGCGGTCGATATCAGCGCCATCACATTTACCATGGCCGGCTCTGGCGATGAAAGCACTGATATTACATCTGCCGGGCTGTACAAAGATGTAAATAATAATGCGACCTATGATAATGGTATCGATACACAAATCGGTTCCACGATTAGCAGTTTTACAAATGATGGCACACTCGTTTTTGGAAGTTTAAGCGAACAGATTTCCGCGGCCGGTGATGAAAACTGGCTGGTAGTTTACACGCTTAACGGCAACGCCACAGCGGGTGAAGGATTTCGCGCCTACCTGGCCAATAACAACGATGTGACAGCGGTTGGTGCTACCAGCTCCAGTAGTATCACGCCTTCGGGTGCGGCAGTGCATGGCAACACAATGACCGTTTCAGCAACAGGCGCATTAACCATCGCTTTGGGAGATAATAATCCCGGTGATGAAAATATAAGTGGCGGCGCATCCAATGTAACCATGCTTCAACTAAAGATGAGTGCATCGTCCACAGAAGACCTTCAAATCAACAGTCTCTATTTTACCACCAGTGGATCAGGCATACGAAACGATGAAGTTGTTAATCCTGACCTGCGTGTTTACCGTGATGTAAATAATAATGGTGTTTATGAATCGGGCACGGACGAGCTGATCACCACGCAGAGTTATGTGGGCAGCAGCTGGAATTTTCCGGGTAATACCACAATCACTTTTACAGATGTTTACCTGTATGCGGGCACGACTGAGAACTGGCTTTTTGTAAATAATTTTTCCGGCGGCGATACAGATGACAACATCGAGCTGTCGATCGTAAATAACAGCAATGTGTCTGTCACGGGTGTTACTTCAGCAAGCGCGGCCAATGTATCTGGTGCGACACTTGATGCGGGTGTAAAGACGGTTGTTTCCGGCAGCACGGCGGGCAGTTTAACCTTAAGTCTTGGTGGAAATGATCCGGGATATCGAAATATTTCATCCGGTGCTGATGATGAAGTTATGTTTCAATTGTTACTATCTGCGGGTTCAAATGAGTCAATCCAGATTAGTGATATTTCTTTTGATATGAGTGGAAGTGGAAATGAAAGCACCGATCTTGATTCAGTAAGAATTTTTGAAGATGTGGATGGAAACGGGCAGATAAACCTGTTAATGGATTCTAAAATTGGATCAACAATTACATCTTTCACGGATAATGGACAATTACAATTCTCTGGACTAAGTGAAGTTGTTTCTGCAGGGACAAGTGAAAACTGGATAATAATTTATGATTTTAATAATGCCCAAACTTCAGACGGTGAAACGTTCAAACTATCATTACCAAGTAATGGATCAATTGTGGATACGGGTATTACCAGCGGGCTCGCCATTACAAACTCCGGGGCGCCGGTTGAAAGTGGGCTCGCGACAATTTCATCTACAGGAAACCTAACTCTGTCAGAGGGAGATAATAATCCTGTTGCGCACACAATAGCAGCAGATGTGCAAAACCTGTCAATGCTGCAAATGAAACTGACCGCAAATGCGACGGAAGATATTCGTGTTACATCGGTTACTTTTAACAGTTCCGGAACAGCAAATGAATCAACAGATATTGATTCCGTCAAATTGTTTCATGATGTAAATTCAAATGCTGTTTATGATGCTGCGTTTGATGTACAAATTGGATCGACGCTGAACTCGTTTACAGATAATGGTCAACTTCTTTTTTCAGGTATCAGCGATACTTTATATGCTGACAACTCTGAAAATTGGCTTATTATTTATTATCTGAATGGGAACGCAACAGCAGGCGAGACCTTTCGCTCTGAATTAAATAATTCTACTTCCATCACTGCGACAGGTATTACCTCGACCAATAGCATTTCGCCGTCAGGAACACCTGTTAGTGGTAATGCAAAAACCGTTTCAGATATCGGGACACTTACCATGACTCTGGCTTCTGCAAATCCAGGCACAGAAAATATTAATGGCAATGCTGATAATGTTTCCATGATGGCAATGACCCTTTCTGCAAATAATGTGGAAGATATATCAATCAGCAGTTTAACAATTTCAACCTCCAGCAGTGGATTCAGGATTGATGAAATAGAAAATACCGACATAAAAATTTATGAAGATGTAAATAATAATGGAATTTATGATTCGGCTACTGACCGCTTTATAACTTCTGCAAACTATAGTGGAAGCAGCTGGAACGCACCGTCAAACAGAACTTTATCAATAAGTGGAGAAACAATTGCAGCGGGCGCTTCAGTTGACTGGCTTGTGTTGCATAGTTTTCAGGGTGGAGATGTAGATGATTACCTGGAAATATCCGTTGTGCAAAACAGTGATATTTCTGCGACAGGTGTAAATTCTTCCAGTGCAGCAAATATTAGTGGCGCCTCAATAAGCGGTGGTCGTAAAACTGTTGTAAACGGGTCTACGCCAGGTACTTTGACGATAAGCGCCGGTGCACAGAATCCTGCCTACCGTTATATTTCAAAAGGTGCGCAAAATGAAGTAATGAACCAGCTTCAACTTAATTCAAGCCCGGTTGAAGATATCACGTTGACATCATTAAAATTTGTAACATCCGGTTCAGGAGATGAAAGCGCCGATATTGATTCTGTGCGTTTATTTATTGATGGTGATGATGATGGTTCTCTGAATTTACTTAATGACACACAAATTGGAACAACTCTTACAAGCTTGACAAATAATGATACTCTTGAGTTTTCCGGTATTTCTGAAACAATCAACAGCGGATCTATGGAAAACTGGATTGTAGTTTACAATATGCTAAGCAGTGCAAATACAGCCAATGAAACATTCCAGGTAGATCTTTCCGGTAATGGAGCAATAATTGCCAGCGGTGTTACCAGCGGTCAATCCATTACGGCCGATGGCGCACCGGTAGATGGCGGAACGGCGGTGATTTCTGATAATGGTACATTGACAATTAGTGCCGGTACAAACAATCCACAAAATGGCAATATAACCAACAGTGAAACAGATTTAACCAGTTTGCAAATAAGTGTAACTGCGGGTCCCAATGAAGATATAACAGTTACATCCGTATCAATGGATTTATCCGGAACATTTAATGACACGCTCGATTTTGCAGCTCATGGATTTTGCATTTTTAAAGATGATAATAATAATGGCATTCTTGATGGCAGTGAAACTCAAATCGGAGGAGTTGAATCCTGTACAGATGACAATGGCACAGTAACATTTAATGGTTTTAGTGAAACCATTTTGGCAAGTACAACCCAAAACTGGATTGTCGTTACAAACCTTAGCGGATCAGCCTCACAAAATGAAAATTTCCGTGTCACTCTTAGTAGTAGTGTGGATGTTACAGCAACAGGCGAAACAACCGGTAATCCTATTTATCCAACCGGTGCACCGGTGCAGGGCGGGTTATTTACTGTCTCATCAACGGGCAGTTTAAACCTGGCACTTGGTTCAAACAATCCTTCTGCAGGATCGGAACTTACTTCTGCGCAGGAGTTAGAAATGCTGCAAATGACATTGTCAGCCAGTTCGGTTGAAAATATAAATGTTGCAAGCATTACTTTTACTGCCGATGGCACAGCTGATGATTTGGCTGACTTGAACGGAACGAACAATGGTGTTTCTTTATATATTGATGTTGATAATGATGGCATTCTGGATGGTGGCGATACTCAAATTGACGTTGAAAGGACCTTCTCAGCCAATGATGGGACTTTAACTTTTACAACCACCGGAGAAGTAATCAATGCCGGGCAAAGTGAAAACTGGCTTTTAGTTTATGATTTGGATGGAAGTGCCTCTGTAAGTGAAACATTCAGGGTTGGTTTTTATAATCCTACAGATATTTCAGCAACAGGTGCAACGTCATCACAATCCATTACTCCTGGTGGAGCACCAGTAGTAGGAAATTATAAAACAATTGCAACATCCGGAAGTATGGCGCTTTTTGAAGGGCAAAATAATCCATCTACAAATAGCTTTGACACAGTTGATATTTTGGATTATGAGATGATGCAGTTCCGTTTAACTGCAAGTTCAATCGAAGGTATTGATGTAACCGGTTTAACAATTACACACCAGGGAAGTGGGAACCCGGCGACCGATGTGGTTACTAATGGTGTACAACTTGTCCGTGATGTGAATAATAATGGTGTATATGACAGTGGCACAGATAATATTCTTACATCAACAAGCTTTTCCGGCACAACAGCGACGTTCAGCCTTTCAGGAATTACTGTCCCGGTAGACAGCTCGGAAAACTGGATAATAATGTATGATTTTTCCGGCTCTCTCGTAACCGGAGATACGTATCAGGCAAGGCTTGTAAATTTAACAGATATAAGTATTGATGGGGCGACTTCTGCTAATTCCATAACACCTTCCGGCAGTGTACCTTTAGCAGGTGGAACAATGACAGCTTCCGGTGATTTTTCTCTTCCTGTTGAGCTGACATCATTTGAAGCAAAAGGAGATTATGGTTTTATTGAACTGAATTGGATCACAGCCAGTGAAATAAATAACCTTGGTTTTACACTGGAAAGAAAACGGGCCAATGATTCATTGTTTACAGAGATTTCTTCTTTCCGGCTTTCGGAAGATTTGCAGGGGCAGGGAACAGTTTCCTATCAAACAGATTACATTTTCAAGGATTCAACAGTTGTTCCAGGTCAGGAATATGCTTATCGTTTATTGCAGCATGATCTTGGAGGCCAGCTAACTGTTGAAACAATTATTCCCAGCGCCATAGCAAAAGAAGCGTTACCTAAAACTTTTCAATTGTCACAAAATTATCCAAACCCATTTAATCCTGAAACCACTATTAAAATTGGTTTACCGGAGCAAAGTGATTTGAAATTGGTAATTTATAACATTCTTGGTCAGAAAGTTAAAACCTTAAAAAACAAGATTATGGATGCAGGTTTCTATAAAGTTACTTGGGATGGACAAAATGACCTTGGAAACAAAATTGGTTCAGGCCAATATTTTTATGTATTACATGTAAAAGGCAAGGTAACCCAAAGAACTTCCCAAATAACGAAGAAAATGTTGCTGATTAGATAA
- a CDS encoding response regulator has protein sequence MTKIFIIDDDKSVVRLLVEFFEHHKFESKGFFFEKDVITSIREFSPDIILCDLNLGSTSGLQILSELKQNIDLANILFVFLTGSLDETELQKGLELGADDCLIKPIDLYQIKNHIEHIINRTKKENYNPVTLLIDQNEKRLNTLMDFFVSSGRLAIKAESLKIAKQILADNSINTVISTSTLLDGTAIEFYIQNKEILENKYFVMLIDSKEYDTISSACATGINDFIYTNYGNKYFIGKLKNILKNYNNQNLINTYSLEEKSPLHILKSCEKDAFTGNITVISEKGKGLVNMQKGEYKKISFNSKKELSALELISSLTDGEMIVEQHPFQIN, from the coding sequence GTGACAAAAATATTTATAATAGATGATGATAAATCTGTTGTAAGATTATTAGTTGAGTTCTTTGAACATCATAAGTTTGAAAGCAAAGGATTCTTTTTTGAAAAAGATGTTATTACCAGTATCAGGGAATTTTCACCAGACATTATTTTGTGTGACCTTAATTTGGGATCAACAAGTGGATTACAAATTTTATCAGAACTGAAACAAAATATTGATTTAGCGAACATATTATTTGTTTTCCTAACAGGGAGTCTGGATGAAACCGAATTGCAAAAAGGGTTGGAACTTGGTGCGGATGACTGTCTGATCAAACCGATAGATCTTTATCAAATCAAAAACCATATTGAACATATTATCAACAGAACGAAGAAGGAAAACTATAATCCTGTTACACTGTTAATTGACCAGAATGAAAAAAGGTTGAATACTTTGATGGACTTTTTTGTTTCAAGCGGCCGGTTAGCAATAAAAGCAGAGTCATTAAAAATAGCAAAACAAATCTTGGCAGATAATTCTATTAACACGGTAATTTCAACCAGCACATTATTGGATGGGACAGCGATAGAGTTTTACATCCAGAATAAAGAAATTCTTGAAAACAAATACTTTGTTATGTTGATAGATAGTAAAGAATATGATACGATTTCCAGTGCATGCGCAACTGGGATAAATGACTTTATTTATACCAATTATGGTAATAAGTATTTTATTGGAAAATTAAAAAATATTCTTAAGAATTATAATAATCAAAATTTAATAAATACCTATTCTCTGGAAGAAAAGAGTCCATTGCATATTTTAAAAAGTTGTGAGAAAGACGCATTTACCGGAAATATAACAGTAATATCAGAAAAAGGTAAAGGTCTTGTAAATATGCAAAAAGGTGAATACAAAAAAATATCTTTTAATAGCAAGAAAGAGCTAAGTGCTTTGGAACTGATTTCTTCATTAACAGATGGAGAAATGATAGTTGAGCAGCATCCATTTCAAATAAATTAG
- a CDS encoding response regulator has translation MNEQGRILIADDEETFLFATAELLRKNGYLCDCATDANAASKLLEKNKYDLLISDIKMPNNADLKLVKSIEKREDNLQVILVTGYPSLDTALQSVHLPVCAYLLKPIDFDSLLTHVKKAIGIRQIQNTITDAKSRLAEIHTVSSQIDDSMNSQNKRSAEFSTDSFLDLSFKNITGSLSDIEKLFNISQDKEKLINTNDNQFHLFKENSKDVLKKAVQETISVLEKTKRSFKSKELGELRKKLESLQV, from the coding sequence ATGAATGAACAAGGACGAATTTTAATTGCCGATGATGAAGAGACTTTTCTATTTGCAACGGCAGAGCTGCTACGTAAAAATGGATATTTATGTGATTGTGCAACTGATGCCAATGCAGCTTCGAAACTATTGGAAAAAAATAAATATGACTTATTAATTTCCGATATTAAAATGCCGAATAACGCAGATTTGAAGCTTGTAAAAAGTATTGAAAAGCGGGAGGATAACTTACAAGTTATATTGGTTACAGGTTATCCATCTCTAGATACTGCGCTCCAATCTGTTCATCTTCCGGTATGCGCCTATTTGTTAAAGCCAATTGATTTTGATTCACTTCTTACCCATGTAAAAAAAGCAATCGGAATTAGGCAGATTCAAAATACAATTACAGATGCCAAATCCAGGTTAGCAGAAATTCACACCGTATCTTCACAAATAGATGATTCTATGAATAGCCAGAATAAAAGAAGTGCTGAATTTTCTACGGATTCATTTTTGGATTTATCATTTAAGAACATTACGGGTTCTTTGTCAGATATTGAGAAGTTATTTAATATTAGTCAGGACAAAGAAAAATTAATCAACACAAATGATAATCAATTTCATCTTTTTAAAGAAAACTCTAAAGACGTGTTAAAAAAAGCGGTTCAGGAAACTATCAGTGTTCTTGAAAAAACAAAAAGAAGTTTTAAATCCAAAGAATTGGGCGAGTTAAGAAAAAAATTAGAATCCCTTCAGGTTTAG